The Mercenaria mercenaria strain notata chromosome 1, MADL_Memer_1, whole genome shotgun sequence nucleotide sequence TTTTTCACAAAATTCTTTTCCTTTCggcataataatgaaaataatacatacatagTAGTAGTAATTATTAAAGACTGGTCTTCAAGTGATGCATGTTACAAGATTTATAGGAGTTAGTCTTTATGATTTCCACAATAAGAGAATCATTCGTTTCATCTAAAAGgctaattgagccgtgccatgagaaaaccaacatagtggctttgcgaccagtatggatccagaccagcctgcgcatccgcgcagactggtcaggatccatgctgttcgcttgcgattctctaattgcaataggctttaaacaAGACACAAGTTAAGCTATTTACTATCAAGCATTTGTTGATGaacttttcaaagtttatttttcgAATTAGGTCCCTTGATTTGTTAGAGCTGTTACTGGTTTACAGCAAAAGTTCAAATCATCTGCTTGAAATATAGAATTCTACTTTCGCTTGCAAAACTTTGAAatcaaggctctgattggcttgGGAAAAGTTCGTCTGAACGTGACCGTCTAACGGCCATCGTCAAATCCCAAGATATGGCGTTTtaaggatgtttttttttaatcaaatagtagtatataaataatattaaaaatctttatttattgAAGGTAAaatacaaagtgtacataacaaAACTGAGAGGCATACTTATTTCAAGTATGACCTTaagttaacaacaacaacaacatacatgtatacaaacatttacaacctcacaaatcatttataatataaaaaaaaacatgtatatcacTATAGTAAAATAAATCCCATTTACTCATTTGACAGACAGTCGCAATTAATCCGTCATTTTATGTCTGGAAGGATCGCAAGGTCATTCAGATACATTATTCTTACATAGCTTTTGTAATGAACATCTGATTCAatgatataaattttttaaatatttgtactttTACACGAACTAAATACATATTAAGCAATAACAGTATAACTGGTTTGTTGCTTTGTGTGCCAGTATCTGTCCATCCAACTCGTGTTCATTACATATCTTGCACATTTTACTCCTCATATCTTGTcattataaaatactaaaatctaATGTTTTGAACCAGACATGCTCCTTCATCATTATTATATACAACTTTCTTGCCATTTCGAAAAAAACGTATCGATGATTATTCATACAGTGCCATAtggaaaacatattttgattttttgtgacattttgctAATAATAATCATGGAATGTCTGTCAAAAGATGCCCTTTCCTTTCACATGCAGCAGGATTTAGCAATGGCTCACTTTGACAATCATTAACAATCATTCATACTGATATTCATGGTCTTCACCAATTTGTCGTTGTCAAAGGACAACGCGTCTGAGATTATACACATTATTTGTAAATTGACGTAGTATTTCAGTATTTGTCTACATGTATCTCTGAAAACCCACGTTAGGAGCATGCCCTCTGAAGCTTTGATGACCTCGGCGCTGGTGAGGGGCAGTTTCTCCTGTGTTCCGCTGTGTCTCAAAACTGGGAAAAACTGGAAGACCTACATTACTTGTGTAGTCAGTCAATGATAAGCCCGTTAGGAGAGATTTCATCATGTTCCCCGCCACACGCTCTTTTCCGGCTAAATATGTCTCTACAATGTTAGCACTTTGGTGCaactgctttaaaatgttcacatgCTGTTCCATTTCATTTCTCATCTTCCTTTCCATCAAGTAGACATTCAACTCTTGTCCAAACTTTTTAGTTGCTGATATTTTTTCCTTTTGACAGGTTTAAAGCAGCTTTCAACGTTTCAATGTTAGATAACTGGACAGAGACCAACTGTTTCCTCTTAGCATGTGTAAAATTAAATTGGTGCATTATGCTTTCCTCAATAAGGCGATATGCGTCGTCCAAGTGGAACTTGATACATTTCAGTTCATCTTTAATGCATATTTCCGATTGATCTAATGCTGCTCTATATTCTAATTCGTGTTGAGCTAGCGCTGAAGcgtgtatttctattttttctacATCTGTTTCGATGCGTTTCTGACCGAGTGATACAGCCACTTCATCTGCAAGAGAAACTATATCGGAACATCTTCTGTGAATTACTATAGCACATTCATTGCAACACAGCTGATCATGGTCCTTGCAAAGATATTTTACTTCTTCCGTTGGATGGTTAacacattttgtaagtttgtttacataatcAAAGCTTTTCGTTTCACTCAGATCACCCTTTATGTCAATAACAGTGTGGCCAGACGTGAACTTATTTTTCGTGTGATGTCTCTTACAATCTCCACATAGTAGTTCGCTACATTCCCGGCAATACACAGTTGCTTGTACATGCGTTTCATCCCGTAGACAGCCTTTGCATAAGCTTGAGTTGTTATTCACATTAGTTGAATTTATCCGgaatttgttttgaaattgttcaTTAAACGTTGATGCCTTCTCTCTATCAGATGTATCTAAATTACCTAGCTGCCCTTCCATCAGTATAGTTCTTTCCTTTTGTGCCAGAGAGAGCAATTCATAATTTACTGGAAATCTGGTGACCCAAATCCCAGCTCGCGAAATATTACTTGTGTCTGCTTTCGTATCTACACGACAAAGAGGACAGCAAAACTTTTGTTTGCAATCAGTCTTTTCTGCGCATTTAACTAAACATTCATGACAAAATGAATGTGAACAAGGTAAACGTCTTGGTCTCTGATAAATATCCAAACAAACAGAACACTGTAGTTTCTCCTCTCCCTCAGTCTGCCCTTCAGACGTCGCCATTCAACTTTATGTGTcgaaatatttcacaatttatcTACCAATTTACATCGAGGGGCGTTCTAAATTTTGCCATATAACTTCTGTAGTATAACGTT carries:
- the LOC123545521 gene encoding tripartite motif-containing protein 45-like, whose amino-acid sequence is MATSEGQTEGEEKLQCSVCLDIYQRPRRLPCSHSFCHECLVKCAEKTDCKQKFCCPLCRVDTKADTSNISRAGIWVTRFPVNYELLSLAQKERTILMEGQLGNLDTSDREKASTFNEQFQNKFRINSTNVNNNSSLCKGCLRDETHVQATVYCRECSELLCGDCKRHHTKNKFTSGHTVIDIKGDLSETKSFDYVNKLTKCVNHPTEEVKYLCKDHDQLCCNECAIVIHRRCSDIVSLADEVAVSLGQKRIETDVEKIEIHASALAQHELEYRAALDQSEICIKDELKCIKFHLDDAYRLIEESIMHQFNFTHAKRKQLVSVQLSNIETLKAALNLSKGKNISN